A genomic segment from Sulfitobacter mediterraneus encodes:
- a CDS encoding YeeE/YedE family protein, with product MFDVFSEPTLVALIGLVGGVFLGLAARIGRFCTLGAIEDLYYGESALRLRMWGIAIGVAVIGTFGLSALGLLDLGGTLYMTRDWNLLGSVFGGLVFGYGMALAGNCGYGALARLGGGDLRSFLIVLVMGLSAYVTLGGPLSGLRIWAFGTDVLPAATSSYAQALAALSGLSVNIAGMTIGVVILALTLANREMRQSFSHVFWGAVVGLAIVSGWAGTHWVAAHGFDATAVVSHTFSAPIGETMLYAMTSSGNTISFGTGSVLGVLIGAFLGSLFKGHFRWEACDDPRELGRQLFGAALMGMGAVVAVGCSVGQGISAFSVLAYSAPITLLCILAGAAIGLRQLILGFAPPA from the coding sequence ATGTTTGATGTCTTTTCCGAACCCACGCTTGTTGCGTTGATCGGCCTTGTTGGTGGTGTGTTTTTGGGGTTGGCCGCCCGCATCGGTCGATTTTGCACCCTCGGCGCAATCGAAGATCTTTACTACGGCGAAAGCGCCCTGCGGCTGCGGATGTGGGGGATAGCCATTGGCGTGGCCGTGATAGGCACCTTTGGCTTGTCCGCGCTGGGGCTTCTGGATCTGGGCGGCACCCTTTACATGACGCGGGACTGGAACCTGCTGGGATCGGTATTTGGCGGTCTGGTGTTTGGCTATGGCATGGCCCTGGCGGGGAACTGCGGCTATGGGGCACTGGCGCGGCTGGGCGGCGGTGATCTGCGATCCTTCTTGATTGTGCTGGTGATGGGGCTGTCGGCCTATGTCACCTTGGGCGGGCCGTTGTCGGGCCTGCGCATCTGGGCCTTTGGCACCGATGTGCTCCCGGCGGCCACCTCCAGCTATGCGCAGGCTCTCGCGGCGCTTTCGGGCCTTTCCGTAAACATCGCCGGCATGACCATTGGCGTTGTCATACTGGCGCTGACTTTGGCGAACCGCGAGATGAGGCAATCTTTCAGCCATGTGTTCTGGGGCGCTGTTGTGGGTCTGGCGATTGTATCAGGCTGGGCGGGCACACACTGGGTTGCGGCGCATGGATTTGACGCAACAGCGGTGGTCAGTCACACGTTTTCCGCCCCCATCGGGGAAACCATGCTTTATGCCATGACGTCCTCCGGCAACACCATCAGTTTTGGCACGGGCTCCGTACTGGGTGTGCTGATCGGGGCGTTTCTGGGCAGCCTGTTCAAGGGGCATTTCCGCTGGGAGGCCTGCGATGACCCAAGAGAGCTGGGCAGACAGCTTTTTGGGGCGGCCTTGATGGGGATGGGCGCGGTTGTTGCAGTTGGATGTAGCGTAGGCCAAGGCATCTCCGCCTTTTCGGTGCTGGCCTATAGTGCGCCCATTACCTTGCTGTGCATTCTGGCCGGTGCTGCGATTGGGCTGCGGCAATTGATCCTGGGATTTGCGCCACCGGCGTAG
- a CDS encoding ArsR/SmtB family transcription factor, giving the protein MDTSVSHQDGLTPSEPASTSSLPVFDKDICAEDMDKMAANAMRASNFLKAISHEGRLMILCHLASGEKSVTELEELLSARQAAVSQQLSRLRLEGLVTPRREGKTIFYSLTDDRPKQIMEVVYDLFCRQK; this is encoded by the coding sequence ATGGACACGAGCGTTTCACACCAAGACGGCCTGACACCGTCGGAACCGGCAAGCACATCCAGCTTGCCCGTGTTCGACAAGGACATCTGCGCCGAAGACATGGACAAGATGGCCGCCAACGCGATGCGGGCGTCAAACTTTCTCAAGGCGATCAGCCATGAGGGCCGGTTGATGATCCTGTGCCATCTGGCCTCTGGCGAGAAATCCGTGACCGAATTGGAAGAGCTGCTGTCTGCGCGGCAAGCGGCTGTGTCCCAGCAATTGTCCCGCCTCCGGCTTGAAGGGCTCGTGACACCGCGCCGCGAAGGCAAAACCATCTTCTACAGTCTGACCGATGACCGCCCAAAGCAGATCATGGAAGTTGTCTATGATCTGTTCTGCCGCCAAAAATAA
- a CDS encoding cytochrome c biogenesis CcdA family protein translates to MMDITFAGALIAGLLSFLSPCILPIVPFYLSYLAGVGMNQIQADAQIDRSVRIRAVLAACFFAAGVITIFMGLGAVATTFGQAVREYFDILRWIAAAIIIAMGLHFLGVIRIGILYRQLRADGGGTSNVSLLGAYVIGLAFAFGWTPCVGPVLAAILFTAAGADTASTGAALLFVYGFGMTLPFVLAALFIGPFMRWMQKFRRHLGTIEKLMGVMLIVFGILIATNSINYIAQWMLSIAPDIGVLR, encoded by the coding sequence ATGATGGATATTACCTTTGCAGGGGCCTTGATCGCCGGGCTGTTGTCATTCCTGTCGCCCTGTATCTTGCCGATTGTGCCGTTCTACCTGAGTTATCTGGCGGGCGTTGGCATGAACCAGATCCAGGCAGATGCGCAAATTGACCGCAGTGTGAGAATACGCGCAGTGTTGGCCGCCTGTTTCTTTGCGGCCGGTGTCATCACCATTTTTATGGGGCTTGGGGCCGTGGCGACAACCTTTGGTCAGGCGGTGCGCGAGTACTTTGACATCCTGCGCTGGATAGCGGCGGCAATCATCATCGCGATGGGCCTGCATTTTCTGGGGGTGATCCGCATTGGCATCCTCTACCGGCAATTGCGGGCCGATGGCGGGGGCACCTCCAATGTCAGCCTGCTGGGCGCTTATGTGATCGGGCTGGCCTTTGCTTTTGGCTGGACGCCCTGCGTGGGTCCGGTGTTGGCGGCGATCCTGTTCACAGCCGCGGGGGCAGATACCGCATCGACCGGCGCGGCGCTGCTTTTTGTTTACGGATTTGGCATGACCTTGCCTTTTGTCCTTGCGGCGCTGTTCATCGGACCATTCATGCGATGGATGCAAAAATTCCGCCGTCATTTGGGAACGATTGAAAAGCTGATGGGCGTTATGCTGATTGTGTTCGGCATCCTGATCGCGACAAACTCGATCAATTACATTGCGCAATGGATGCTGTCGATCGCGCCGGACATCGGCGTATTGAGATGA
- a CDS encoding thioredoxin family protein produces MKRIAILFASLLALTLPLHAAELGDDGLHKAPWMRDTFKDLSEDLEEANAEGKRLVVMIEQRGCIYCTKMHEEIYPQPEIADYIARNFFVVQVNMFGDVEVTDFDGETLTEKQMVRKWGVLFTPTILFFPENVEGGMPASKAAVATMPGAFGRQTTFDMFNWVVEKGYAGDESFQKYHARKIAERAG; encoded by the coding sequence ATGAAACGGATTGCTATTTTGTTTGCCAGCTTGCTGGCCTTGACCCTGCCATTACATGCAGCAGAGCTGGGCGATGACGGGCTGCACAAAGCACCTTGGATGCGCGACACGTTCAAGGATCTGAGCGAGGATCTGGAAGAGGCCAACGCCGAGGGCAAGCGGCTGGTGGTGATGATCGAACAGCGTGGATGCATCTACTGCACCAAGATGCACGAAGAGATCTATCCGCAGCCCGAGATCGCCGATTACATCGCCCGGAATTTCTTTGTTGTGCAGGTGAATATGTTTGGCGATGTCGAGGTCACCGATTTTGACGGAGAAACTTTGACGGAGAAGCAGATGGTCCGCAAATGGGGTGTTCTGTTCACGCCGACGATTCTGTTTTTCCCGGAAAATGTTGAAGGGGGCATGCCCGCTTCCAAGGCGGCGGTGGCGACCATGCCGGGCGCATTTGGTCGCCAAACCACGTTTGACATGTTCAACTGGGTCGTTGAAAAGGGCTATGCCGGAGACGAAAGTTTCCAGAAATATCATGCCCGTAAGATCGCCGAACGTGCCGGTTGA
- the soxX gene encoding sulfur oxidation c-type cytochrome SoxX: MKILGTAAVIAGMLTSAALAEVVAPTAVKYEDGTVAMSLSGVAGDPVEGRDIVGNKKKGNCVACHQVTDLSDVPFHGEIGPALDGAGDRWNEAELRGIVANAKLMFEDTMMPAFYKTEGFIRPGKAYTGEAADETFGPVLTAQQIEDVVAYLKTLKE, from the coding sequence ATGAAGATTTTAGGAACTGCAGCCGTGATTGCGGGCATGCTGACAAGCGCGGCACTGGCCGAAGTCGTGGCGCCTACAGCGGTGAAATACGAGGATGGCACCGTTGCGATGTCATTGTCAGGCGTGGCCGGTGATCCAGTCGAGGGCCGCGACATCGTCGGCAACAAGAAAAAGGGCAACTGCGTGGCCTGTCATCAGGTCACCGATCTGAGCGATGTGCCGTTCCACGGTGAGATTGGTCCTGCGCTGGATGGCGCTGGTGATCGCTGGAACGAAGCAGAGCTGCGCGGGATCGTGGCCAATGCCAAACTCATGTTCGAAGACACGATGATGCCGGCCTTTTACAAGACCGAGGGCTTCATCCGGCCAGGCAAAGCCTACACAGGCGAGGCGGCGGACGAGACCTTTGGTCCGGTCCTGACCGCGCAGCAAATCGAAGATGTTGTTGCCTACCTCAAGACACTCAAAGAATAA
- the soxY gene encoding thiosulfate oxidation carrier protein SoxY, with amino-acid sequence MEFTRRNALALGAGALVLAGLPVKGYAAGEAEIEAFTGGAAMADTGITLTAPEIAENGNTVPIEVDAPGAVEIMVLALGNPTPPVATFKFGKLAASHQASTRIRLAGTQDVVAIAKMADGTFAKASSTVKVTIGGCGG; translated from the coding sequence ATGGAATTCACACGACGCAATGCGCTGGCGCTTGGGGCGGGGGCACTTGTTCTCGCGGGTCTTCCGGTCAAGGGCTACGCCGCGGGCGAAGCCGAGATCGAAGCCTTCACCGGCGGCGCAGCAATGGCCGACACCGGCATTACACTGACCGCGCCCGAGATTGCCGAGAACGGCAACACCGTGCCAATCGAGGTCGACGCCCCCGGCGCGGTCGAGATTATGGTGCTGGCGCTGGGCAACCCGACACCACCTGTCGCCACCTTTAAATTTGGCAAGCTGGCCGCCTCGCATCAGGCCTCCACGCGGATCCGCCTTGCGGGCACTCAGGATGTTGTAGCCATCGCCAAGATGGCGGACGGCACATTCGCCAAAGCATCCAGCACGGTCAAAGTAACAATCGGCGGCTGCGGCGGCTAA
- the soxZ gene encoding thiosulfate oxidation carrier complex protein SoxZ, with protein sequence MASGVKPRVKVPKKAAAGEAITIKTLISHKMESGQRKDDDGNPIPRSIINRFTCDFNGENVIDVTLEPAISTNPYLEFQATVPEAGEFKFTWYDDDGSIYETSKKIAIG encoded by the coding sequence ATGGCATCTGGTGTAAAACCCCGCGTCAAAGTCCCCAAGAAAGCGGCCGCCGGCGAGGCGATCACGATCAAGACTTTGATCAGCCACAAAATGGAATCCGGCCAGCGTAAAGACGATGATGGCAACCCCATTCCGCGGTCCATTATCAATCGCTTTACCTGTGACTTTAACGGTGAAAACGTGATTGACGTGACCCTTGAGCCGGCAATCTCGACCAACCCCTATCTTGAATTTCAGGCCACCGTGCCCGAAGCCGGTGAATTCAAGTTCACCTGGTATGACGATGATGGGTCGATCTACGAAACAAGCAAAAAAATTGCGATCGGCTGA
- the soxA gene encoding sulfur oxidation c-type cytochrome SoxA, translating into MKRLAQMACAVSVMAFGGAAFADPVDDTLILNEDITMVTRTAAPAHLEDVMDEVISGWHFRGTETRAMQADDFDNPGMIFVEQAEEVWNTAEGSEGKSCASCHNEPETMAGVRAVYPKWNEAAGEVRTLEMQINDCRENRMGAEKWKYTKSKMVNMTALLASVSRGMPINVAIDGPAQSTWEQGKELYYTRTGQLELSCANCHEDSYGKMIRADHLSQGQINGFPVYRLKNTKLNAVHARFKGCVRDTRAETYKPGSPEFIALELYVASRGNGLSVEGPSIRN; encoded by the coding sequence ATGAAACGACTGGCACAAATGGCCTGCGCGGTATCGGTGATGGCATTTGGCGGGGCGGCATTTGCCGATCCGGTGGATGACACGCTGATCCTGAATGAAGACATCACCATGGTAACGCGGACAGCAGCGCCTGCGCATCTTGAGGACGTCATGGACGAAGTTATATCGGGTTGGCATTTCCGCGGGACAGAAACCCGCGCGATGCAAGCGGACGATTTCGACAATCCCGGCATGATCTTTGTGGAACAGGCCGAAGAGGTCTGGAACACCGCTGAAGGCTCCGAAGGCAAGTCCTGTGCAAGCTGCCACAATGAGCCTGAAACGATGGCCGGCGTGCGGGCGGTCTATCCCAAGTGGAACGAAGCGGCGGGTGAGGTGCGCACCCTTGAGATGCAGATCAACGACTGCCGCGAAAACCGTATGGGCGCGGAAAAGTGGAAGTACACCAAAAGCAAAATGGTCAACATGACCGCGCTCTTGGCATCTGTATCTCGCGGCATGCCGATCAATGTCGCCATTGACGGTCCGGCGCAATCCACATGGGAGCAGGGCAAGGAACTCTACTACACCCGCACGGGCCAGTTGGAACTGTCTTGCGCAAATTGCCACGAAGACAGCTATGGCAAGATGATCCGCGCCGATCACCTCAGCCAGGGCCAGATCAACGGCTTTCCTGTTTACCGCTTGAAAAACACCAAGTTGAACGCGGTCCACGCCCGTTTCAAAGGCTGCGTGCGCGACACGCGCGCCGAGACATACAAGCCCGGCTCGCCCGAGTTTATCGCGCTTGAGCTTTATGTCGCTTCGCGCGGCAATGGTCTGTCCGTCGAAGGACCGTCCATCCGAAACTAA
- the soxB gene encoding thiosulfohydrolase SoxB yields MISRRDFLQTSMAAAALYGGSGFGNWSQLAAQQALTQDKLLEFDSFGNVSLIHVTDIHAQLKPLYFREPEVNIGVGDNKGAVPHLTGADFRRAYGIEDGSPSAYALTYNDFASLAKGYGRVGGLDRVATVINSIRAERPDALLLDGGDTWHGSYTCYHTQGQDMVNVMNALKPDAMTFHWEFTLGSDRVNEIVEGLPFAALGQNIFDAEWDEPAELFPPYKFFERGGVKIAVIGQAFPYMPIANPGWMFPEYAFGIRDENMQDMVDQVRAEGAELVVCLSHNGFDVDKRMAGIVTGIDVILSGHTHDALPEPVLVGDTIIVASGSNGKFVSRVDLDVRDGRMMGFRHKLIPIFSDVITPDAEVAKLIDEQRAPYLDDLTKVIGKTADDQTLYRRGNFNGTWDDLICDALISEREADIALSPGVRWGPSILPGQDITREDIWNVTSMTYGEAYRTEMTGEFLHVVLEDVADNLFNPDPYYQQGGDMVRVGGLGYRIDVTKKQGERITEMTLLKTGELIDPAKTYQVAGWASVNQGTEGPQIWDVVEAHIAKQGTVSLDPNNSVKVVGA; encoded by the coding sequence ATGATTTCTCGCCGCGATTTCCTGCAAACCTCCATGGCCGCTGCGGCCCTTTATGGCGGGTCCGGCTTTGGCAATTGGTCTCAACTTGCCGCACAACAGGCCCTGACACAGGACAAACTGCTGGAATTTGACAGCTTTGGGAATGTCTCGTTGATCCATGTCACGGACATCCATGCCCAGCTCAAACCACTGTATTTTCGTGAGCCAGAGGTAAATATCGGCGTGGGCGACAACAAAGGCGCGGTGCCCCATTTGACTGGTGCGGACTTCCGTCGCGCATATGGCATCGAGGACGGCAGCCCCTCCGCCTATGCCCTGACCTACAATGATTTTGCATCCCTCGCCAAAGGCTATGGTCGCGTTGGTGGTCTGGACCGGGTTGCGACAGTGATCAATTCCATCCGTGCCGAACGTCCCGACGCCCTGCTGCTGGACGGCGGCGACACATGGCACGGCAGCTACACCTGCTATCACACCCAGGGGCAGGACATGGTCAATGTCATGAACGCCTTGAAACCGGACGCGATGACCTTCCACTGGGAGTTCACGCTGGGTTCCGACCGGGTGAACGAGATTGTAGAGGGCCTGCCTTTTGCGGCGCTGGGCCAGAACATCTTTGACGCCGAATGGGATGAACCGGCGGAATTGTTCCCGCCCTACAAGTTCTTTGAGCGCGGCGGCGTGAAGATCGCTGTGATCGGCCAGGCCTTTCCCTATATGCCCATCGCCAACCCCGGCTGGATGTTCCCTGAATATGCTTTCGGCATCCGCGATGAGAACATGCAGGACATGGTCGATCAGGTTCGCGCCGAAGGGGCCGAGCTGGTCGTCTGCCTCAGCCACAATGGCTTTGACGTGGACAAGCGGATGGCAGGTATTGTCACCGGCATCGACGTGATCCTGTCCGGCCATACCCATGACGCACTGCCCGAACCGGTGTTGGTGGGCGATACGATCATTGTGGCTTCGGGATCGAATGGCAAGTTCGTCAGCCGCGTCGATCTGGACGTGCGCGATGGCCGTATGATGGGCTTTCGTCATAAGCTGATCCCGATCTTCTCGGATGTGATCACCCCGGATGCAGAAGTGGCCAAGCTGATTGACGAACAACGTGCGCCATACCTCGACGATCTGACCAAGGTGATCGGCAAGACGGCTGATGACCAAACGCTTTACCGCCGCGGAAATTTCAACGGCACATGGGACGACCTGATCTGTGACGCACTGATCTCGGAACGCGAGGCGGATATCGCCCTGTCCCCCGGTGTGCGCTGGGGGCCGTCGATCCTGCCCGGTCAGGACATCACCCGCGAGGACATCTGGAACGTCACGTCCATGACCTATGGTGAGGCGTACCGGACCGAGATGACAGGTGAATTCCTGCATGTCGTGCTCGAAGACGTCGCTGACAACCTGTTCAACCCCGATCCCTATTACCAGCAGGGCGGCGATATGGTGCGCGTTGGCGGCCTTGGTTACCGAATTGACGTGACCAAAAAGCAAGGCGAACGGATCACCGAAATGACCTTGCTGAAAACCGGTGAGTTGATCGATCCGGCCAAGACCTATCAGGTCGCAGGCTGGGCCTCGGTCAACCAGGGCACCGAAGGGCCGCAGATCTGGGATGTGGTCGAGGCGCATATCGCCAAACAGGGGACGGTATCCCTTGATCCGAACAACAGTGTGAAAGTTGTCGGGGCGTAA
- the soxC gene encoding sulfite dehydrogenase, translating into MSDKRTPGAPSRRAFLRGAAAASAGAIAAGTARAATPDPLITEVQPWARELGDGVDATPYGLPIEYENDVIRRNVEWLTADTVSSINFTPIHALDGTITPQGCAFERHHSGAIDLKKQDYRLMINGLVDTPLVFTYADLERFPRENHVYFCECAANTGMEWAGAQLNGAQFTHGMIHNMEYTGVPLRTLLEEAGLDTAGDLKDKWVFVEGADASSNGRSIPMEKALDDVLVAFKANGEALRKEHGYPVRLVVPGWEGNMWVKWIRRIEVMDAPVESREETSKYTDTLENGISRKWTWAMDAKSVVTSPSPQAPITHGKGPLVITGLAWSGRGAIKRVDVSKDGGKTWETARLAKPGEKMALTRFYLDTNWDGEEMLLQSRAMDDTGYVQPTKAQLREVRGLNSIYHNNCIQTWLVRSTGEAENVEVS; encoded by the coding sequence ATGTCAGATAAAAGAACACCGGGCGCTCCCTCGCGCCGTGCCTTTCTGCGTGGGGCCGCCGCGGCCAGTGCAGGCGCTATTGCCGCAGGCACTGCCCGTGCCGCCACGCCCGATCCGCTGATCACCGAAGTTCAGCCTTGGGCGCGGGAATTGGGCGATGGTGTCGACGCCACGCCTTACGGTTTGCCAATTGAATATGAAAACGATGTGATCCGCCGCAATGTGGAATGGCTGACCGCCGACACCGTTAGTTCGATCAATTTCACCCCGATCCACGCCCTTGACGGAACGATTACCCCGCAGGGCTGCGCGTTCGAACGGCACCATTCCGGTGCGATTGACCTGAAAAAGCAGGATTACCGCCTGATGATCAATGGTCTGGTGGATACGCCACTGGTCTTTACCTATGCCGATCTGGAGCGTTTCCCGCGCGAGAACCATGTGTATTTCTGTGAATGTGCGGCCAACACCGGGATGGAATGGGCCGGGGCTCAGTTGAACGGGGCGCAATTCACCCATGGCATGATCCATAACATGGAATACACCGGCGTGCCCCTGCGCACGCTGCTGGAAGAGGCCGGTCTGGATACGGCAGGGGATCTGAAGGACAAATGGGTGTTTGTCGAAGGTGCAGATGCATCGTCAAATGGCCGGTCGATCCCGATGGAAAAGGCGCTGGATGATGTCTTGGTCGCCTTCAAGGCCAACGGCGAGGCGTTGCGCAAGGAGCACGGCTATCCGGTGCGTCTGGTTGTCCCTGGTTGGGAAGGCAACATGTGGGTCAAATGGATCCGCCGGATCGAGGTCATGGATGCCCCTGTCGAAAGCCGCGAAGAGACCAGCAAATACACTGACACGCTGGAAAACGGCATCAGCCGCAAATGGACATGGGCGATGGATGCAAAATCGGTTGTCACCTCACCCAGCCCGCAAGCACCGATCACGCACGGCAAGGGGCCATTGGTGATCACCGGATTGGCGTGGTCGGGCCGCGGTGCGATCAAACGGGTGGATGTCTCCAAGGATGGCGGCAAGACATGGGAAACTGCCCGCCTGGCCAAGCCGGGTGAGAAAATGGCACTGACCCGCTTCTACCTCGATACCAATTGGGACGGGGAAGAGATGCTGCTGCAATCGCGTGCCATGGATGACACCGGGTATGTGCAGCCCACCAAGGCGCAGCTGCGCGAAGTGCGCGGGCTCAATTCGATCTATCACAACAACTGCATCCAGACATGGTTGGTGCGCAGCACGGGCGAGGCTGAAAATGTCGAAGTTTCTTAA
- a CDS encoding c-type cytochrome, protein MSKFLKSIPLIALLTGLAAPASAEKFGLGRAALPEEIAAWDGDVSPNGDGLPAGSGDAIVGEEIFAEQCAVCHGDFAEGIDNWPKLAGGADTLDHDDPLKTVGSYWPHLSTAFDYIKRSMPYGNAGTLSDDEVYAIVAYILYSNDLIEDDFVLSDETFADVELPNADGFILDNRAETEYAIWSGEPCMENCKEEVKVTMRAMVLDVTPEEDKPATAEVTQASAAKVEETEEAPVEAAAPAIDAELAKAGEKVFKKCKSCHQVGAKAKNRSGPVLNGIVGGAPGAVDGFKYSKALEAAAEGGLVWTPEELAAFLGKPKKYLKGTKMGFAGLKKEEDQAAVIEYLKTFAE, encoded by the coding sequence ATGTCGAAGTTTCTTAAATCCATTCCCCTGATCGCTTTGCTGACCGGATTGGCCGCGCCCGCATCCGCCGAGAAATTCGGCCTTGGCCGCGCCGCCCTGCCCGAAGAAATTGCCGCATGGGATGGCGATGTAAGCCCCAACGGCGACGGCCTGCCCGCCGGATCAGGTGACGCGATCGTTGGCGAAGAGATCTTTGCTGAGCAATGCGCGGTCTGCCACGGGGATTTCGCCGAAGGGATCGACAACTGGCCTAAACTGGCGGGCGGTGCGGACACGCTGGATCATGACGACCCGCTCAAGACGGTCGGTTCTTACTGGCCGCATCTCAGCACGGCGTTTGACTATATCAAACGGTCCATGCCCTATGGCAACGCAGGCACACTCAGCGATGACGAGGTCTATGCGATTGTCGCCTACATCCTGTATTCCAACGACCTGATCGAAGATGATTTTGTACTTTCGGATGAGACATTTGCCGATGTCGAATTGCCCAACGCGGACGGGTTCATTTTGGACAATCGCGCCGAAACCGAATACGCAATCTGGAGCGGCGAGCCTTGCATGGAAAACTGCAAGGAAGAGGTCAAAGTGACCATGCGTGCCATGGTTCTTGATGTCACCCCCGAAGAAGACAAGCCAGCAACTGCCGAAGTCACGCAAGCCAGTGCAGCCAAGGTGGAAGAGACCGAAGAAGCGCCGGTTGAAGCCGCCGCGCCTGCGATTGACGCCGAATTGGCCAAGGCGGGCGAGAAGGTTTTCAAAAAATGTAAGTCCTGCCATCAGGTCGGCGCCAAGGCCAAGAACCGCTCTGGTCCGGTCCTGAACGGGATCGTTGGCGGCGCGCCGGGGGCTGTGGACGGGTTCAAATATTCCAAAGCCCTGGAGGCGGCAGCCGAGGGTGGGTTGGTCTGGACACCCGAAGAACTTGCGGCTTTCCTTGGCAAACCCAAGAAATACCTCAAGGGCACCAAGATGGGGTTCGCTGGTTTGAAAAAAGAAGAGGATCAAGCGGCGGTGATTGAATATCTCAAGACCTTCGCGGAGTGA
- a CDS encoding c-type cytochrome — translation MTTRFTTLFAFLVASLAAGVSSATEVGDAVNGAKVFQQCKACHQVGEGAKDRVGPQLNGVFGRRAGIIEGFRYSKSMDRMGSDGLTWTAETLDAYIENPKALVSKTRMNFKGIKDPADRRDLLAYLRQFSDNPANFPEAEPTATATDHDIDPAILALQGDPEYGEYLAGDCTTCHQRDGEDAGIPSITNWPVEDFVVAMHAYKRKLRPHPVMQMMAGRLSDEEIAALAAYFEALE, via the coding sequence GTGACCACTCGATTCACCACTCTCTTTGCGTTTCTCGTCGCCTCTCTGGCGGCGGGGGTCTCCTCTGCCACTGAAGTGGGCGATGCGGTAAACGGTGCGAAGGTTTTCCAGCAATGCAAAGCTTGCCATCAGGTGGGAGAGGGGGCCAAAGATCGGGTTGGCCCACAGTTGAACGGAGTGTTTGGCCGTAGGGCGGGTATCATCGAAGGCTTCCGATATTCCAAAAGTATGGACCGGATGGGCAGTGATGGTCTGACCTGGACGGCAGAAACACTCGACGCCTATATAGAAAATCCCAAGGCGTTGGTGTCGAAAACCCGGATGAACTTCAAGGGGATCAAGGACCCGGCCGATCGCAGAGATCTGCTGGCTTATCTGCGCCAGTTTTCCGACAACCCGGCAAACTTTCCCGAGGCGGAACCAACAGCAACGGCAACGGATCATGACATTGATCCCGCAATTCTCGCGCTACAGGGCGATCCGGAGTATGGTGAATATCTGGCCGGAGATTGCACCACCTGCCATCAGCGCGATGGAGAGGATGCAGGCATCCCCTCGATCACCAACTGGCCAGTCGAAGATTTCGTTGTGGCCATGCATGCCTACAAACGCAAACTCAGGCCGCATCCGGTGATGCAAATGATGGCGGGCCGGTTGTCAGACGAAGAGATCGCGGCATTGGCCGCATATTTTGAGGCCCTCGAATAG